The genomic interval TGCACTGAAACAACGAATAAGGGGCAACAACTCGGATATAACGAGGCTCATCATCAGTTTAGAAGCAGGTACGAGTTTACTCCAGGTTTGAACCGAATCGGGTCGAATCACGGGCAATAACTCTAGTCATGCCAAGTTCACTTCAAcaaaatttgcataaaaatagGTATGTGTACAGACTCATGCTAATTATCAAGTGAATGTGatataccgatatcaagatatggctgcggaaaatcattttttttttcagttaagtaAAGGGCAATAACTAGAAATTTGCAGGGTAGCAGCTGTGAGTGAAGACAAACAGATACTTCTACTTAGTTCGACTAAAATTCGCTTCGACGTGGCGAAAGGACGGATCATAGGTACCTTGCGAGTGGACTATTGGCCCCCGTGATTTGACTGATATTTATCTTATTGAAACCCACAAATCACGACGGGTAGACAACACGGCGGCCATTAGTCCGGCGCAGGGTACCTGTGACCAGCTGTCCTGTAGCCATGTCGAAGCGAATTGTAGTCACACTGAGTTGAAGTATGTGGGACAGACGAATTGTCATCGTAACTAGGAGATGGACTGGCAAGATATGGCtgcagatggacagacggacagacatatGTACAGACGATCAGACGGTCGGACACATAAATACCGCTAAACTATATCTTTCAGCTTTTCCCGGACGACATCAAAATCACAACTTAACACGtctacttgtttttaaaaaaatcaaatcacaattaacaaacaaaaaagatcatTCAAAGTTTTGAGCAAAATTTTGTGTCAGACTCGCAAAGCCATCTTAGGTTAACCATATCAAAGTATATACACTTTTTGAATCTAACTGTTTCTACAATTTCACAAAATGATGTTCCACTTTTTATCCAGACTTGGGTTTTACTGAGCGCTCTCGACTTCAGCCGATATAACAGAAATGTTTTCCCACTTGTTTAAGTTCTAGAGTTCAAGGCTTCTGCAAATTTTAAATCTCACAGGATTTGTCCTTTTCAAGGGAACATCTGTTACTGCGCATGTCAGCCCCGTATAAAGTTGACTAGAACATATGTAAATATCTCTTTGGTACTTCCCCTGTTCTATTATGCCATTCTGCATATCACAGTGAGTAAGGCATTATGAATGCCTCCGGAGTTGAATCTTTCCTGTCATCTCCTGTTGAATCTTAAATTTTCACCCTATTAAAATAAAGGGAATAATGGTTATTAGCTGTACAGAATAATTCACCATCATCTGGGCCCAAATGGAACTATTCTACAACACGCATTGTCATTTCCCGTCCTGGCGTCtgtaaacaaaggagcgtgacgacctaccattggCGCCAAACATGCGCcaataaacagttctatcatatttatctacattttacaataaaagatatattagaatcgaactcatttatagcaaaaccatgtttaaaCACgattatacactcgggcggttatttAAAAACTGTTTCGCTATCAATTGTTTCTTAAACAACTCACACTTGTTTAATAGAAAAACGAGTTAGGTCAACTTCGAATTTCTCATCAAATTTTGTATACTCCTATTTAAAGTGAAACTGGTAAAAATAGCTGAACACTTCTTTTGCTTCCGATTCTATTTGTGAATGAGGAATACTAATTAAGATACTTTAAGAATAACTAAGAGTAAATGTTAAGAACAAATCCATTAAATTAACAAAGTCAGTCTGACGACCACTGAGGTTATAAtgcgcatttaaaaaaaaaaaaaaaaaaaaaaaaaaattggaaatcaAACATTGTGGTCCTTTTTCTGTTCACTAAGTTTGCCTTTAGTAAAGGGTCATATATATACACCTATATTAAACAAACATACCTCGTCTTCACTGACGAAACTTGCGTTGCTAAATCTCCAGGGCATGTACTCCACATCTCTTGTTATAATCCAGTTACCTCTATACTTTCGTCTGTAATGAAAAACAGTTCATTTAGTAGGCAGTAATTCGcggtttttaaaatgtatataaagcatTTGAAAGTAGAAGACAActattgaataattttatataatattaaatagcTCATTATTGTCTCTCCCTGTAAATGTTGTATGTAATGTTCTGATGCTTAATAGCATTTTGTATGTGTTTCAGTTCGCCATCTGACCTGCATGTCATACTagtatttattgtacatgttaacatgttttgtaaatgttcattGGCCAGAAATGGCTTATTACGGAAATAAAAATGTTCCTATGTATAATTCAGTTTAGTGTTTAACAAGTCATAGTTAGAAATGTAGTTCTTTGCGAACTGTGAAAAGGTGATAACAtaacaaaaattctaaattttcaTGTTTGCACAATTTTATAAAAACTGAAAGATAACATTTCTATAAGATAATAGTAGAGAAAACATTGAAATCTAAGCAAGAGCCCGAATGTTTTGAGATCTGGAATTCTATCGAAAATAAAAACCTTATTGAGATACTCCATACAAACCTTCTGTAGAGCCAAAACATAACACCAACTACCATAAGTATCAACAGAGGTATGCATATTCCAATAGCGGCTTTCCCTCCTGTAGATAATCCTGTACTGGACGAGGGGCTGTATACAGGAGCCACTTCCGTTTCTTGTTGTGTTGTTGTTTCTGTTGCTGATCGTTCTTCTTCCTTTGTTGTATGGTCCATTTCGGCTGTTGAGACAATATTTCTGGTCCGTGAAGATGGTTGCGTTATGACCTTCAACGTTGAAGATTCACTTGGAAAAGTGCGAACACCAGTTGTTGTCGAGGTTTCTCTATGGTGGGATGATATATCTACAGAGAATATTTCAGTCATCAGGCCTGCTGTTTTGTTTGATGATTTCGTAATATTGTATGTCGCCTGAGCATTCGTCGGGCTAACGGATGGGGTCGCTTGCAAAGTTGTTTGATCTACCAGTAAACTTGAAGTGGTATATTCCGGCGACACTGTCACTTGACTAGTTGATATACCTTTGGAGGTCTGAGGCGTCGGCATTCTCGCTTGGGCAGCTGATGTAATTGTTTTTGTTGCCTGCACTGTAGTTTGGCGACTTGAAGTACCTGTAGAGGTCTGCGTCGTCAGCACTGTCGTTTGGGTAGTTGATGCAGTGTTTCGTTTCGCCGGTACTGTCGCTTGGATAGTTGATGTAGTGTTATGTGTCGCTCGTAGTGTCGTATGGGCAGCTGATGTAGTGTTATGTGTCAGCGGTACTGTCGCTTGGGTTGTGTATGTAGTGTAACGTGCAGTTGATGTAGTGTTATGTGTCGTCCGTAGTGTCGTATGGGCAGTTGATGTATCGTTATATGTCAGCGGTACTGTCGTTTGGGTTGTGTATGTAGTGTTATGTGCAGTTGATGTAGTGTTATATGTCGTCGGTACTGTCGCTTGGGTTGTTGATGTTATGTTATGTGTCGTCGGTACTGTTGTTTGGGTGGTTGATGTAGTGTTATGTGTCGCCGGTAGTGTCATATTAGTAGTTGATATTGTTCTTCGTGTCACCGACTTTGTCGTTTGTGTTGTTGATGTATCTGTAGAGATCTTAGTAATTAGTACTGTCGTTTGGATAGCTGCTGCACTTGAAGTGATATGTGCCGCCGACATTGTCGTTTGACTAGGTGTTGTATTTGAAGAGCTTTCCGTCGTTTGCACTGTCGTTTGGCTTGTTGATGTACCGGTATTGCTCTGTGTCGGCGGCTTTATCGTTAGACTACTTGATATATTTGAAGTGCTCTCTGCCGCCGGCATTGTCGTTTGCGAACTTGAGGTATATGAAGTGTTATGTGCCGCTGGCATTGTCATATGCGTACTCGATGTATTTGCAGTTGTTTTTGGTGGCGACATTGTCGTCTGCGTACTTGCTGTATTTGAAGTGGTCTGTAGCTGTGACGTTGTCGCTTGCGTACTAGCTATATCTGAGGTGGTTTGTAGCGCCGACATTGTCATTTGCATACTTGATGTGTTTGAAGTGGTCTGCATGGGCAACGTTATCGTTTGAGTACTTGACGTGTTTGATTTGGTCTCTAGCGCTGACGATGTCGTTTGCGTACTTACTGTATTTAAAGTGGTCTGCACAGCCGAGGTTGTCGTTTGTTTACTTACTGTTTTTAAAGTGGTCTGCAGGGCCAACGTTGTCGTTTGCATACTTGACGTGTCTGACGTGTTATTTAGCGCCGACACTGTCACTTGGGTACTTGATGTATTTGAAGTGGTTTGTAGCGGCGGCATTGTGCTTTGAGTATTGGTTGTACTTGAACTGGTTTTTGTCACAGGCATTCTCGTTTTGCTACTTGCTGCACTTAATCTGGTCTGTGCCGACATTGTTGTCATTTGGCTTGTTGATTTACTTTTAGCGGTCTGTGTCGCAAGCAATGTCGTTTGCGTAGTTGATGTATTTTTAGTGGTTTGATTTCCCGACGATGTCGATTGGCTTGTTGATGTACTTGTCGTGGATTTTTCCGTCGGCATTGTCGTTTTGCTCACTGATGTACTTGCAGTGCTCTTAGTAATCGGCATTGTCGCTTGagcttttgatgcatttttagcGGTTTGAGTCTTTTGCTCAATCGTCTGGCTAACTGAAGTACGTTCTGTGGTTTTAGTCGAAATATCTAAAGTGGATGGTGCCTGCACCATTGTCGTTTTGCTCATTGATGCACTTGCAGTGCTTTTAGTAATCGGCATTGTCATTTGagcttttgatgcatttttagcGGTTTGAGTCTTCGGCTCAATCGTCTGGCTAGCTGATGTGCGTTCTGTGGTTTCAGTCGCCAGCACTCTTGTTTGGCTAGCTGGTGTATTCGTAGGGGTCTGTGCCGCCGACACTGTTGTGTTGTTAGTTAATGAACTCTGAACCGTCGACACTGCCGTTTGGTTGTTAGTCGAAATGTCTGAAATGGTCGGTGTCTGCACCGTTGTCGTTTTGCTAGCTGATGTACTTGCAGAACTCCGAGTTGTCGGCATTGTCGTTTGGAAGGTTGATGTACTAGAACTTGAAGTAGTCTGCGTCGTCGGCATTGTCCTTTTGGTAGTTGATATACCTGTAGAGCTCTGTGTCTGCGGCGCTGTTGTTTGGCTAATAGATGTATTTCTTGAGATACGTGTTGCTGGTATTGTGGTTATTATAGACGAAGTACCTGTAGAGCTTTGCGGCACAGTTATTTGGCTAAATGATACATTTCTTGAGATATATTGAGTCGTCGGCATTGTAGTTTGACTAGTTGATGTAATTGCAGATGTCTCAGCTCTCGGTACTGATGTTTGTGTAGTAGAGCTCTGGGTCGTCGGCACTTTTGCTTTGCTAGTTGATGAACTTGTTGAGTTCTGTGGCGTC from Mercenaria mercenaria strain notata chromosome 2, MADL_Memer_1, whole genome shotgun sequence carries:
- the LOC123563767 gene encoding mucin-5AC-like, with the translated sequence MDFRRLFFIFLIFCVVPSQPATSPPEQSSQFSTKQNFGSFSVTHTASSSSPHITEVSTVDTSTGQTKTPATYKASTPLVTKDTETTTSKSTPLRTVSTSQNISISSTNNATVSTSQNISISSTNHATVPTSVAISNSLTTKATTPTTQTVSNSSTTQDTVRATPTILSSSNTQAEVRTTQTISSLSTSKATAPETPTVSSSSTAQMTMSTSQTISSLSTTKATQAKVPAVQTTSSISSNLTTMSATQSYVSASNSKVTEPAAQTIYSKTKIKIVPTPQNSTSSSTSKAKVPTTQSSTTQTSVPRAETSAITSTSQTTMPTTQYISRNVSFSQITVPQSSTGTSSIITTIPATRISRNTSISQTTAPQTQSSTGISTTKRTMPTTQTTSSSSTSTFQTTMPTTRSSASTSASKTTTVQTPTISDISTNNQTAVSTVQSSLTNNTTVSAAQTPTNTPASQTRVLATETTERTSASQTIEPKTQTAKNASKAQMTMPITKSTASASMSKTTMVQAPSTLDISTKTTERTSVSQTIEQKTQTAKNASKAQATMPITKSTASTSVSKTTMPTEKSTTSTSTSQSTSSGNQTTKNTSTTQTTLLATQTAKSKSTSQMTTMSAQTRLSAASSKTRMPVTKTSSSTTNTQSTMPPLQTTSNTSSTQVTVSALNNTSDTSSMQTTTLALQTTLKTVSKQTTTSAVQTTLNTVSTQTTSSALETKSNTSSTQTITLPMQTTSNTSSMQMTMSALQTTSDIASTQATTSQLQTTSNTASTQTTMSPPKTTANTSSTHMTMPAAHNTSYTSSSQTTMPAAESTSNISSSLTIKPPTQSNTGTSTSQTTVQTTESSSNTTPSQTTMSAAHITSSAAAIQTTVLITKISTDTSTTQTTKSVTRRTISTTNMTLPATHNTTSTTQTTVPTTHNITSTTQATVPTTYNTTSTAHNTTYTTQTTVPLTYNDTSTAHTTLRTTHNTTSTARYTTYTTQATVPLTHNTTSAAHTTLRATHNTTSTIQATVPAKRNTASTTQTTVLTTQTSTGTSSRQTTVQATKTITSAAQARMPTPQTSKGISTSQVTVSPEYTTSSLLVDQTTLQATPSVSPTNAQATYNITKSSNKTAGLMTEIFSVDISSHHRETSTTTGVRTFPSESSTLKVITQPSSRTRNIVSTAEMDHTTKEEERSATETTTQQETEVAPVYSPSSSTGLSTGGKAAIGICIPLLILMVVGVMFWLYRRRKYRGNWIITRDVEYMPWRFSNASFVSEDEGENLRFNRR